A genome region from Trichoderma asperellum chromosome 7, complete sequence includes the following:
- a CDS encoding uncharacterized protein (BUSCO:EOG092D3F1T~TransMembrane:1 (i32-54o)~MEROPS:MER0200434) yields MPEESLQVFSTKPLSPSLQFYLMPSFSFSRSVVFSFSLVAALIAVALVILPSPWSVSDLVSGKQSSSSSSSSIPNVQSHATNLANPDSKKMASRAAPLVFPALSRHTATVIFVHGLGDSGHGWADAVQLWQRKHRLDEVKFILPNARVMPITVNGGYPMPAWFDVKSLGASSNMTLDERSRDTDEAGILESRAYLYSLIQSEVSQGISSDRVVLGGFSQGGAMSVFSGITAPFKLAGIVGMSCWLPLSHKLKEFIPGTNFNQDTPIFMGHGDADPTVLYEWGTATEQRLKDLNYDVNLETYGGMGHSACMEEFEDVESFLVSKLPAKGSA; encoded by the exons ATGCCAGAAGAGTCGCTTCAAGTCTTCTCCACCAAGCCGCTCTCGCCATCCTTGCAATTTTACCTCATgcccagcttcagcttcagccgcAGCGTCGTGTTTAGTTTCAGTCTTGTGGCGGCGTTGATAGCAGTTGCTCTGGTCATCCTTCCCTCGCCTTGGTCGGTTTCAGACCTCGTTTCTGGaaagcaaagcagcagcagcagcagcagctccatccCCAACGTCCAGAGCCACGCCACCAATCTCGCCAATCCCGACAGCAAAAAGATGGCTTCTCGGGCTGCTCCGCTGGTGTTTCCGGCGCTGAGCCGACACACGGCCACGGTCATCTTCGTCCACGGACTGGGCGATAGCGGTCATGGCTGGGCCGATGCCGTGCAGCTGTGGCAGAGGAAGCACAGGCTGGACGAGGTGAAGTTCATCCTGCCAAATGCGCGTGTCATGCCCATTACAGTG AATGGAGGCTACCCCATGCCTGCTTGGTTTGATGTC AAATCTCTTGGCGCTTCATCGAACATGACCCTTGACGAGAGGTCTCGCGATACGGATGAAGCTGGTATCCTCGAGTCTCGCGCCTACCTCTACTCTCTCATCCAGAGTGAAGTTTCACAGGGCATCTCCTCTGATCGCGTTGTGCTGGGCGGCTTTTCCCAAGGCGGCGCCATGAGTGTCTTCTCCGGCATCACAGCTCCCTTCAAGCTGGCTGGCATTGTTGGCATGTCCTGCTGGCTACCTCTCAGCCACAAGTTGAAAGAGTTCATCCCGGGGACCAATTTCAACCAGGACACGCCCATCTTCATGGGACACGGCGATGCGGACCCGACCGTTCTGTATGAGTGGGGTACAGCTACTGAGCAGAGACTCAAGGACCTCAACTATGATGTGAATCTAGAGACATATGG GGGCATGGGACACTCTGCCTGTATGGAGGAGTTTGAAGACGTCGAGTCTTTCCTCGTTTCGAAGCTCCCTGCGAAAGGTAGTGCTTAA